Proteins co-encoded in one Tiliqua scincoides isolate rTilSci1 chromosome 12, rTilSci1.hap2, whole genome shotgun sequence genomic window:
- the LOC136663167 gene encoding terminal nucleotidyltransferase 5C-like: MTEGLDRRFSCLTWEQINILDQVLTEVIPIHGRGNFPTLEVKPKDIIRVVREQLIEKKIAVRDIRLNGSTASHILVKQNGTSYKDLDIIFGVELPSEKEFQVVKEAVLNCLLDFLPKCVNKEKITAQTMKDAYVQKMVKVSTDHDRWSLISLSNNSGKNVELKFVNSLRRQFEFSVDSFQIILDSVLATYGDADGKLSEDRHPPVIAESMYGDFRESMDHLKYKLIATRNPEEIRGGGLLKYSNLLVRDFKPANEAEIKSLERYMCSRFFIDFPDVADQQQKIESYLRNHFIGEEKNKYDYLMTLRGVVNDSTVCLMGHERRQTLNMITLLALKVLGEQNIIPNAANVTCYYQPAPYISDRNFNNYYIAHGQPPIIYQPYSFHIHVQSGMV, encoded by the coding sequence ATGACTGAGGGTTTAGATCGGAGATTCAGTTGTCTCACCTGGGAACAGATTAACATACTGGATCAAGTGCTGACCGAGGTGATACCCATTCATGGAAGAGGCAATTTTCCGACGCTGGAGGTAAAACCAAAGGACATCATTCGTGTCGTCCGGGAGCAGCTGATTGAGAAGAAAATAGCTGTCCGCGACATCCGCCTGAATGGCTCCACAGCCAGCCACATCCTTGTTAAGCAGAATGGGACCAGCTACAAGGACCTGGACATCATTTTTGGTGTGGAGCTTCCGAGCGAGAAAGAATTTCAGGTGGTTAAAGAGGCGGTCCTGAATTGCCTCTTGGACTTCTTACCAAAATGCGTCAACAAGGAAAAGATCACGGCACAGACCATGAAGGACGCCTACGTGCAGAAGATGGTGAAAGTGTCGACAGACCACGATCGCTGGAGCCTCATCTCCTTGTCCAATAACAGCGGCAAGAATGTGGAGCTCAAATTCGTTAACTCTCTCAGGAGGCAGTTCGAGTTTAGCGTTGATTCCTTTCAGATTATCCTGGACTCGGTTTTGGCCACGTACGGCGACGCAGACGGCAAGCTGTCCGAAGACCGTCATCCGCCCGTCATTGCCGAGAGCATGTACGGAGACTTCAGGGAGTCCATGGACCACCTGAAGTACAAACTGATTGCCACCAGGAACCCTGAAGAAATCCGCGGAGGAGGCCTGTTGAAATATAGCAACCTCCTAGTTCGGGATTTTAAGCCCGCCAACGAGGCAGAAATCAAGTCCTTGGAACGGTATATGTGTTCTAGGTTCTTCATTGATTTCCCTGATGTCGCGGACCAACAGCAGAAGATTGAGTCTTACCTGCGCAACCACTTCATCGGGGAAGAGAAGAATAAATACGACTACCTGATGACGCTGCGTGGGGTGGTCAACGACAGCACCGTCTGCCTCATGGGACATGAGCGGAGGCAGACGCTGAACATGATCACGCTCTTGGCTCTCAAAGTGCTCGGAGAACAGAATATCATTCCCAACGCAGCCAACGTCACGTGCTACTATCAGCCTGCTCCGTACATCAGTGACAGGAACTTCAACAATTACTATATTGCTCACGGGCAGCCCCCCATTATCTACCAGCCCTACTCCTTTCACATACACGTGCAGAGCGGCATGGTGTAG